A window of Pirellulales bacterium genomic DNA:
GGACTCTGCCGATGACGCTCGCGCCAGCGAGCCATGCTTGGCAATTCCCCGGCAAGGGCTGTTCCTGGTGTACGATTGAAAAAGGGATGCGTCGATGGAAGCGACCGCCAAACGCAAAATCCGCCGCGAAGAGCTGCCGGCGGGAGAATGTCTGTGCGATCATTGTCCGGCCAAGTGCTGTCATTATTTGGCCGCGCCGATCGATACCCCGACGACGCACGAGGAATTCGACTACATCCGCTGGTATCTGTTGCACGCCGACGCGACGGTGTTTGTCGAAGATGGGAGCTGGTATCTGCTGGTTCACACGACCTGCAAGCACCTGCTGCCGGACAATCGCTGCGGCATTTACGAAACCCGGCCGCAGATCTGCCGCGACTACTCGACGGATAACTGCGAATACGAGGACGACTGGGTTTACGAGCATTACTTTGAGACGTCCGAGCAGGTCGACGAATATGTCGAGGCGATCCTGCCAGACAAAAAGCGGCACAGCTTCCGCAGCCGCAGGCCCCCGCTGCTGCCCATTATTGGCTAACGTGAACTGCAGTCGTGGCGCTGTTTGACGGACTGCCCTAAGTGGTAGGGGCGGGCCGCCCTGCATCGAAACCGGCCGCGGCGGCCATCTCTCAGGACCGACGAGCTTGAACCGACCGACACGCATCGAACCGCGCACGCTAAAAGGCTTTCGCGATTATCTGCCCGCCTCGATGATTCCCCGCGAACGGATCATCGACACCGCACGGCGCGTGTACCGCTCATACGGTTTCAGTCCCATCGATACGCCGGCCTTGGAATATCTCGACATCCTCACCGGCAAGGGGGGGGACGAGACCGATAAACAGCTCTACCGCTTTCAGGACCCGGGCGAGCGTTGGGTGGGCATGCGTTTCGATCTGACGGTGCCCCTGGCGCGGTTCGTGGCGCAGCATGCCCACGAATTGGGGATGCCGTTCAAGCGCTACCACATCGCCACGGTGTGGCGCGGCGAGAATACCCAACATGGCCGCTATCGTGAGTTCATGCAGTGCGACTTCGACACGATCGGAACCCGCAGCGCGGCGTCCGATATCGAGACGATACTGGTGATGCACGATCTCCTACGTGCCATCGGCTTCGAACGCTTTCACATCCATGTCAACAATCGCATGGTGTTGCGCGGATTGCTCGAACGCACAGGACTGACCGAGCAGGCCGTACCGGTGTTGCGTGCGATCGACAAGCTGGCCAAGATCGGGCCCAATGCCGTCGTGAAGGAAATAATGGAAACCGCAGGAGCGTCGTGGGAGCAAGCTGACACGGTATTGCACTTCGCAACGCTCGCAGGCGGCGACGAAAAGGTTCTAGCTGAATCAAAAATCCTTGTCACGGGTAGCGAGGTCGGTGAAGCTGGCGTCGACAGACTCTACGAAGTTGTACTGGGCGCTGCTGCAGGTGGTGTTAGGCGCGAGAATTTGAAGGTTGACGTCTCGATCGCCCGCGGTCTGGATTACTACACCGGTGTGATCTTTGAAACCTTTCTCGACGATCTGCCGAGCCTAGGCAGCGTTTGCTCCGGTGGACGGTACGATAATCTGGCCGAGCTTTATACGAGCCAGGAACTGCCCGGCGTGGGTGCCTCGCTGGGATTGGATCGATTGCTCGCCGGCATGGAAGAGTTGAAGATGATCGACCAGGTATCAACGCCGGCCGAAATCTTCATGCCATATTTCGACGCGGATCAATTGCATTTTTA
This region includes:
- a CDS encoding YkgJ family cysteine cluster protein, encoding MEATAKRKIRREELPAGECLCDHCPAKCCHYLAAPIDTPTTHEEFDYIRWYLLHADATVFVEDGSWYLLVHTTCKHLLPDNRCGIYETRPQICRDYSTDNCEYEDDWVYEHYFETSEQVDEYVEAILPDKKRHSFRSRRPPLLPIIG
- the hisS gene encoding histidine--tRNA ligase, with amino-acid sequence MIPRERIIDTARRVYRSYGFSPIDTPALEYLDILTGKGGDETDKQLYRFQDPGERWVGMRFDLTVPLARFVAQHAHELGMPFKRYHIATVWRGENTQHGRYREFMQCDFDTIGTRSAASDIETILVMHDLLRAIGFERFHIHVNNRMVLRGLLERTGLTEQAVPVLRAIDKLAKIGPNAVVKEIMETAGASWEQADTVLHFATLAGGDEKVLAESKILVTGSEVGEAGVDRLYEVVLGAAAGGVRRENLKVDVSIARGLDYYTGVIFETFLDDLPSLGSVCSGGRYDNLAELYTSQELPGVGASLGLDRLLAGMEELKMIDQVSTPAEIFMPYFDADQLHF